The DNA segment AGAAATTCATTGCATGAAAAATTATTTGTACAAAATTTAAGTATTATAAATTACAAACAAAAAGCGTCTACGAAATTGTAGACGCTTTTTGTTTTGAGTTTTTATTAACCGAAAAATTTTGAAAATTATAATCTTTTATAAGCAGAATATGTCCTGTATTCTTTTAATTCCATATAGTATATGCCATAAGAATTGGGGGGTATTTTTCCTTTTACACTGCCCATAGCAATGTATAATCTATTACTACTAAAATGGTCTTTCATGTGCATGGCATCCAGTAGCAGGGATTCGTTAAAATATAAATGTATATCCTTTTCTTTATCCGTTGGATTAATTATTATCAATTTGGAATCTTTTATATTTTTATATTTTCTATAATAAGCAAGTATATCATTATCATTGGAAATAACTTCATAATAATTTCCCTTTTTTAAAGCATCAGAATTTTTAAATAACTTTATAAGTTTTTTATAAAATTTTAGAACTTCATTTTGATTATCAACCTTTTCCCATTCCATAACTCCACGGCAAAATGGATCATTATCTCCAGTCATCCCAATTTCTTCGCCGTAATATATTAAAGGGCTACCAGGTAATGTAAATTGCATAATTACAGCCATTTCCCAATTGGTTCCAAATATATTTTTAATTCTTGCTGAATCATGAGAAGAGAGCATATTCCATGATTTTAGGATTTTCAAACCACTATCCATTATAACTTTATTTAAAATTTCAGATGAGGTTTTTCCGCTTAAATTTCCTGTTAAATAGTTTATAATAATATCTGTATAGTAATAATTCATAATACCATCCATTATCTCTATCCAATCTTTAGGATATGCCCATACTTCGCCAATAATCTCGTGATTACCAGATAATTTTATATGTTTTACTATATCTTTTAAAATATTGAATCCAAGATCATAAGCACAATCAAGGCGCCAATGATCAACTCCTAATTTCATCCATTTTTTCATCACAGAATTCTCATCCTGCCATAATATTTTTTGTAACTGTGGATTTTCCAGATTTAATTCTACCAGTGATGAATGATCGCGCCAGAAAGTATAATATCCATTTTCTTTTCTAAAATAATCCTTTTCCTTTTTTCCTTCTAGAGCTTTTTTAAACCAGATACTTTTGTCGCTCATATGATTTAAAGCAATGTCAAGATATAACTCTATATTTTCTTTATGAAGAGAATTTATTAAATTTTTAAGATCATTTTCATCACCCAAAACTGGGTCTATTTTAAAATAATCTATTGCATCATATCTGTGGTTACTATTAGCTGTAAAAATAGGCGTGAGATATATAAAATCGATTCCCAGATCTTTAAAATAATCTATTTTTTTCTCAATGCCTTTTAAGTCGCCACCATACAATCTTTTTCCTGCTTTTTCATCATTTATAATAGGAGTTTCCCATGGTGTATTTCCTCTGTTATAATAAGAGTAAAATCTATCAGGAAATATCTGATAACCAATTTTAGCTTCCATAATTCACCTCGCTCTATTTTTATTTCGATGAAAATCAAAAATATTTTATCATAAATAAGAATTTTTTTCAATAATCAAAAATAAATAAAAACAATAACGAATTTTAGGGGGGATTATATGAATATTAGAAAGGCTAAAGAAAATGATAAAAAGGATTTAGTTGAAGTAACAAGGTATTCCTGGGATGATGATTATATACCAGAAGTTTTCGATGACTGGGTAAAAGAAAAAAATGGGAATTTTTATGTGATTGAGGAAAAAAATAAAGTAATCGGGTGTGGAAGGATGAAAGAAATAAAGCCGGGTATCTTCTGGCTTGAAGGGTTACGTGTTCATAAAAATTTTAGAAACAAAGGTTATGCTAGAAAATTGACAGAATTTTTTCTTAAATTAGCAGGTGAAAAAGGGTATAAAAAAATAATGTTTTCAACTTATTTTGAAAATGTCGAAAGCAGACATATAATGGAAAATTATGGATTTGTTGTTTTTTCAAAATATAAATGGTTGTATTTCAATGAGAAAAAATATAATGAATTATCAGATGAAAATTTTAAAATTGCTGAAGATTTTGAAAAAATAAAAAATTATATATTTAATTCTATTGAATACAAATATTTTAATTATATTTCATTTGCCTGGACATTTATAGAATTTGATGTAGAACTATTAAAATATATTTTTGATAGGAAAGAAATATTTATAAAAGAAAGTGAAGGGGAAATTGAAACCTTAGTTATTTTAAGCGAATATCTGCAAAAAAATAACACATTATCAATATCTTTTATTTCGGGAGATATTGAAACAGCATTGGATTTTTCAATATATCAATATTTAAAAAAAGAAAAATCATATCTTAATATTATGATTCCAGAAGAGCTGCATATTAAAAATAAATTTTTAAATAAGGGGTTTTTAGAAGAAGATAATGAAAAAACAAATGTTCTGTTGTATGTTCTTGAATAAAGGCGGTTTGACGTATTTAAAAAGATTTATAAACAAAAAAGGTTATAAATCTTTTTAAAACGAGTTATTAAAAAAAGGATAAAATAAGGTAAAATTTAAAGTAGAATTTATATTATGTAAATCTTTTTTTGGAGGGATACAATGAAAATTGTAGGAAAAATTGCACAAAGAATAGAAGCAAAAGAAAAGGCGTATGGTGAATCATTGTATACACCGGATTTATATTTTGATAGAATGCTGTATGCTGGTGTGGTTTATTCAAATATTCCACATGGAATATTAAAAAGCATAGATATTACTGAAGCTGAAAAGGTTCCAGGAGTTGTTAAAATAGCGACATATAAAGATGTACCTGGAACAAATAAATTTGGTGTTATTACAAAAGATATGAGATTTTTAATACCAATTGGTGAAAAAATCAGATTTGAACATGATTCAATAGCATTAATAGCAGGAGAAACAAAAGAAGCTGTTGAAGAAGCTATTGAAAAAATACATTTTGAAGTTGAAGAACTTCCCGGAGTGTTTACGATTGAAGATGCCATTAAAGATGAAATAAAAGTAAATAATGAAAAAACAAATATAGCATTTCATAAAAAAATCAGAAGAGGAAATGTTGATGAAATTTTTAGAAATGCTGACTTAATAATAGAAAAAGAATTTGAAACAGATTACCAAGAGCAGGCGTATCTGGAAACACAGGGAGTTGTAGCATATTATAATGGAGATGTAATGAAGATCTATGCATCAATGCAATGTCCGTTTTATGTTCAGGAAGATGTTTCTGAAATATTAAATATTTCATTTAATAAAGTGGATGTTATTCAAATGGAAACAGGTGGGGGATTTGGTGGAAAGGAAGATGTTCCTTCATATATTGCATCAAAAGCAGCTTTGCTCTCTTATTTAACAAGAAGACCAGTAAAACTGATATATGAAAGAGAACACGATATAAAAGAAACAAGTAAAAGACATCCTTCAAAATCATACTATAAAGCAGCTTTTAAAAAAGATGGAACATTAATAGGGCTAAAAAGCAAAACATACCTTGATATGGGAGCTTATTCTACATTATCTCCTATAGTTATGTATAGGACATTAACTCATTCAGCGGGGGCATATAAAGTTCCAAATGTATATGTGGATGTTTATGGAGTATATACAAATAAAGTTCCATGTGGGGCTTTTAGAGGATTTGGTTCTCCTCAGGTGCTATTTGCTATTGAATCTATAATGGATGAGGCTGCAGAAAAATTAAATATGGATCCATGGGATATACGATATAAAAATGCTCTTGAAGTAGGTGATGAAACATCTACCGGTCACAAATTGGAATATTCTGTAGGAGCGAAAAAAACCCTTGAGAATATTAAAAGGTTGTCTAATTATGATAATTTAAAAAAAGAAATAAAAGAATTTAATAAAAGTAATAAATTGAAAAAGCGTGGGTTGGGTTGGTCTCATATTATATATGGCGTAAGTTTAGGAGCTGGAGGACAGCATCTTGATGCTTCAAATTCAGAAGTTCATGTTTTTCCTGATGGAACTATAAACATAATGTTTGGTGGTACAGAAATTGGTCAAGGAGCCAAAACGGCAATTTCAATGATTGTTTCGGAGGTTTTAGGGCAAAAACTTGAAAAAATAAATGTATTGCAAACAGACACGTTTATAGTACAGGATAGTGGTCCTACAGTGGCTTCAAGAACAACGGTATTTAGTGGAAATGCAGCAAAAGATGCGGCTGAAAAAATAAAAAGGAATATAATAGAATTTTTATGTAAAAAATTTGATGTTGAAGAAAAAGATATAAAAATAAATTTAGGAATATATAAAATAAAAGATAAAGAATATTCATTTGAAGAGATAGCAAAAATGGCAAATGACGCAAATGTAAAATTAAATGAATCAGGTTGGTTTAAATCTCCGAAATTAAATTTTGATATGGAAAATGGTGTAGGGGAAGCATATATAACTTATACATATTCCACACAACTTTCATTGGTAGAAGTGGATATGTTAACTGGAAAGGTTGAAGTTATAAAAATGTGGATATCTCA comes from the Marinitoga sp. 1197 genome and includes:
- a CDS encoding GNAT family N-acetyltransferase, with protein sequence MNIRKAKENDKKDLVEVTRYSWDDDYIPEVFDDWVKEKNGNFYVIEEKNKVIGCGRMKEIKPGIFWLEGLRVHKNFRNKGYARKLTEFFLKLAGEKGYKKIMFSTYFENVESRHIMENYGFVVFSKYKWLYFNEKKYNELSDENFKIAEDFEKIKNYIFNSIEYKYFNYISFAWTFIEFDVELLKYIFDRKEIFIKESEGEIETLVILSEYLQKNNTLSISFISGDIETALDFSIYQYLKKEKSYLNIMIPEELHIKNKFLNKGFLEEDNEKTNVLLYVLE
- a CDS encoding xanthine dehydrogenase family protein molybdopterin-binding subunit, whose product is MKIVGKIAQRIEAKEKAYGESLYTPDLYFDRMLYAGVVYSNIPHGILKSIDITEAEKVPGVVKIATYKDVPGTNKFGVITKDMRFLIPIGEKIRFEHDSIALIAGETKEAVEEAIEKIHFEVEELPGVFTIEDAIKDEIKVNNEKTNIAFHKKIRRGNVDEIFRNADLIIEKEFETDYQEQAYLETQGVVAYYNGDVMKIYASMQCPFYVQEDVSEILNISFNKVDVIQMETGGGFGGKEDVPSYIASKAALLSYLTRRPVKLIYEREHDIKETSKRHPSKSYYKAAFKKDGTLIGLKSKTYLDMGAYSTLSPIVMYRTLTHSAGAYKVPNVYVDVYGVYTNKVPCGAFRGFGSPQVLFAIESIMDEAAEKLNMDPWDIRYKNALEVGDETSTGHKLEYSVGAKKTLENIKRLSNYDNLKKEIKEFNKSNKLKKRGLGWSHIIYGVSLGAGGQHLDASNSEVHVFPDGTINIMFGGTEIGQGAKTAISMIVSEVLGQKLEKINVLQTDTFIVQDSGPTVASRTTVFSGNAAKDAAEKIKRNIIEFLCKKFDVEEKDIKINLGIYKIKDKEYSFEEIAKMANDANVKLNESGWFKSPKLNFDMENGVGEAYITYTYSTQLSLVEVDMLTGKVEVIKMWISHDIGKAINYDGVIGQIQGGAVQGMGHAIMEEIKQVNGKIITSNFNNYVIPTIKDIPEIIPNIVEEEFPYGPFGAKGIGEPSLMSAPPSIANAVSNAIKKRISRIPITMENVISLINEK
- a CDS encoding glycoside hydrolase family 13 protein translates to MEAKIGYQIFPDRFYSYYNRGNTPWETPIINDEKAGKRLYGGDLKGIEKKIDYFKDLGIDFIYLTPIFTANSNHRYDAIDYFKIDPVLGDENDLKNLINSLHKENIELYLDIALNHMSDKSIWFKKALEGKKEKDYFRKENGYYTFWRDHSSLVELNLENPQLQKILWQDENSVMKKWMKLGVDHWRLDCAYDLGFNILKDIVKHIKLSGNHEIIGEVWAYPKDWIEIMDGIMNYYYTDIIINYLTGNLSGKTSSEILNKVIMDSGLKILKSWNMLSSHDSARIKNIFGTNWEMAVIMQFTLPGSPLIYYGEEIGMTGDNDPFCRGVMEWEKVDNQNEVLKFYKKLIKLFKNSDALKKGNYYEVISNDNDILAYYRKYKNIKDSKLIIINPTDKEKDIHLYFNESLLLDAMHMKDHFSSNRLYIAMGSVKGKIPPNSYGIYYMELKEYRTYSAYKRL